The following proteins are encoded in a genomic region of Alosa alosa isolate M-15738 ecotype Scorff River chromosome 10, AALO_Geno_1.1, whole genome shotgun sequence:
- the LOC125301716 gene encoding collagen alpha-1(VII) chain-like, which yields MWAIFLFTVVGTLLHESAAQGQCNSVRAADVVFLVDGSSSIGSTNFQLVKGFMAGLVKPLAGAVGASGVRFGVVQYSDSSRIEFPFGRYTNGTEVVVAVENIPYKGGGTRTGDGLKFIVDNFFSPPNIRDVPKIVIVITDGKSQDSVVDRVQTLRNLGVKIFAIGIKSADKRELDQMASSPQTYYSLIISGFKGLSSLLPQVSPRVCASVGGTFANDEATTGPSNLQFTESTTDSLRFQWTPAGGQVTGYRIQYTPVSGLGQPINAELQQVTVGPDQQSYTARKLRGGTDYLVSVIAQYPNSIGEAVSAKSGTKSSQGVSSLRVLRSGFFSISLAWDAPSTRPQGYRVTYGPRSQPASQLEQRLSPDVTTVTLDRLQADTEYIISVLPLLPGNSTTSARISAKTSRLEAVRQLTVETISETSVGVRWRAADGARSYRLVWGPFTGRDVQTQEVTTESHTLSGLQPDVEYIITVIAHYDNNAEGPAATARFKTERFEQQVLRATPTGPSSIRLTWNQIRSARGYRIEYKNEGGSVERVTFPQATTTHELRQLRPQTEYIITLYTLYEGREEATPVSTAPPTAKVTDLRVTNLNSRRIRIAWRGVSGATGYRITWKQGNSGLQFRDVAPDLSAFTIDRLQPDEYVLIGVAVVIDGNAGESVTLSSRTHGYGITGLRVQDVNTRSIGIAWDPLTTATGYKISWRHNNGAESSRNVASTVTSYTIEGLEENTSYRIAVSALIGSNEGTPATVLTRTVLSGVVGTVTDLKVLAPQDEAVKVTWVGVQGATSYRIVWKKTDDGEEQTREVGADVTSVDLVQLQRGAQYEVQVMALVQGQEGSPVSVRVTTPGVVDRVEGLRVLEARQGTLRLTWRAVSGVTGYKLYWSTTGEGERSQLIRRDVTSYDLDGLRPGQSYVIRFAALFQDRESEAVTIRASTTALGSVTDLRVIDITQNSVLLGWTPIVGATSYILRWREEKDSGEGLSQVLNGSANSFRVSGLRLGRRYVFSLQPTYQNQLGQVATVEERTVCVDGRLDVVFLVPASRDRSRLRDPVLSLLTSAAGTLTTISPRDSQMGVLVYSDIPRVHFLLNRHSNSQTLLQEILSTPFSAGRGNAIGQALTYAQQYFLTVSAGRRRVPGVVVLIADDRSTDDAIRAATELRATGVTVLAVGIGRADSEELRRVVTDGSTQNLLYVSDAAQLYRYHPELADLLCGVARGTGVTTTPGPEPCTVQCPNGEKGEQGQKGEQGRDGNDGRKGDPGRDGVPGREGPRGPEGPPGRSTGPSVGVRGEKGERGFPGLDGSSGVPGRPGSAGPAGSPVSQSQATALTN from the exons ATGTGGGCTATCTTTTTATTCACGGTGGTGGGGACTCTTCTTCATGAAAGTGCTGCTCAAG GCCAGTGTAACAGTGTGAGGGCAGCCGATGTGGTATTTTTGGTGGATGGCTCATCCAGCATTGGCAGTACCAACTTTCAGTTGGTGAAAGGCTTCATGGCAGGCCTGGTGAAGCCACTTGCCGGTGCTGTGGGCGCGAGCGGAGTACGCTTCGGAGTCGTGCAGTACAGCGATAGCTCCAG GATTGAGTTTCCTTTTGGGAGGTATACAAATGGAAcagaggtggtggtggctgtTGAAAATATCCCGTATAAGGGAGGAGGAACACGCACGGGTGACGGGCTCAAATTCATCGTTGACAATTTCTTCAGCCCTCCAAATATTCGAGATGTTCCCAAG ATTGTCATCGTCATTACAGATGGGAAGTCACAGGACTCTGTTGTGGACCGTGTTCAAACATTGCGCAATCTTGGGGTCAAGATCTTTGCCATAG GTATAAAGAGTGCTGACAAGAGGGAGCTGGATCAGATGGCCTCGTCCCCACAGACCTACTATTCCCTGATCATCAGTGGCTTCAAGGGCCTCAGCTCCCTCCTGCCGCAGGTGTCCCCACGAGTTTGTGCGTCTGTTGGGGGGACATTCGCGAATGACG AGGCCACCACAGGTCCCTCCAACCTCCAGTTCACAGAGAGTACCACTGACTCGCTGCGCTTCCAGTGGACTCCTGCAGGGGGCCAAGTGACTGGCTACCGCATCCAGTACACGCCTGTCTCTGGCCTGGGACAGCCAATCAACGCAGAGCTACAACAG GTGACAGTTGGACCAGATCAGCAGAGTTACACTGCTCGGAAACTGCGTGGTGGCACCGACTATCTGGTCTCAGTCATTGCCCAGTACCCAAACAGCATCGGAGAGGCTGTGTCTGCTAAATCTGGCACAA AGTCATCTCAGGGTGTGTCGTCGCTGCGAGTGTTACGGTCGGgcttcttctccatctctctggccTGGGATGCCCCCTCCACTCGGCCCCAGGGCTACAGGGTCACCTACGGACCCAGAT CTCAGCCGGCGTCACAGCTGGAGCAGAGGTTGTCCCCTGATGTTACCACGGTAACTCTCGATCGTCTGCAAGCGGATACTGAATACATAATCAGCGTCCTCCCCCTGTTACCGGGAAACTCAACAACATCAGCCAGGATATCTGCCAAAACTT cacgTTTAGAGGCGGTGAGACAGCTGACGGTTGAAACGATCTCTGAGACAAGTGTTGGTGTTCGCTGGAGAGCTGCAGATGGAGCCAGGTCCTATCGGTTGGTCTGGGGGCCTTTCACAG GTCGTGATGTGCAGACGCAAGAGGTCACCACAGAATCTCACACACTCTCGGGTCTTCAGCCTGATGTTGagtacatcatcactgtcatcgcTCACTACGACAACAACGCTGAGGGGCCTGCTGCCACGGCCAGGTTCAAAACAG AACGTTTTGAGCAGCAGGTGCTCAGGGCAACGCCCACAGGCCCCTCCTCAATCAGACTCACCTGGAACCAGATCAGATCTGCCAGAGGTTACCGCATAGAATACAAGAATGaag GGGGCTCTGTTGAGAGGGTGACGTTTCCTCAGGCCACGACGACTCATGAGTTGCGTCAGCTGAGGCCCCAGACAGAGTACATCATCACTCTCTACACACTCTATGAGGGACGAGAGGAGGCCACACCTGTGTCCACCGCACCTCCAA CTGCCAAGGTGACAGACCTGCGGGTTACAAATTTAAACAGCCGACGAATCAGGATTGCCTGGAGGGGTGTTTCCGGGGCAACGGGCTACAGAATCACATGGAAACAAGGCAACA GTGGCCTTCAGTTCCGTGACGTGGCCCCGGACCTCTCGGCCTTCACCATCGATAGGTTGCAGCCGGACGAGTACGTGCTAATAGGTGTCGCCGTGGTGATCGACGGAAACGCGGGGGAGTCCGTCACTCTGAGCAGCCGGACGCATGGCTATGGCATTACCGGGCTCCGCGTCCAAGACGTGAACACCAGGAGCATAGGCATTGCCTGGGACCCCCTTACCACAGCAACGGGATATAAAATCAGCTGGCGTCATAACAACG GTGCGGAATCCTCCAGGAATGTGGCGTCCACTGTGACCTCCTACACTATTGAGGGGCTGGAGGAGAATACTTCCTACCGCATCGCAGTTTCAGCACTGATTGGCTCAAACGAGGGGACGCCGGCAACTGTCCTCACCAGGACAG TGCTTAGCGGTGTGGTTGGCACGGTAACAGACCTGAAGGTGCTGGCGCCACAGGATGAGGCGGTAAAGGTCACATGGGTCGGAGTTCAGGGGGCGACATCCTACCGCATCGTCTGGAAGAAAACTGATG atggtgaGGAGCAGACCCGGGAGGTCGGGGCAGACGTGACCTCAGTGGACCTGGTGCAGCTGCAGAGGGGGGCCCAGTATGAGGTGCAGGTCATGGCTTTGGTGCAGGGCCAAGAGGGCTCGCCAGTCTCCGTCAGGGTCACCACAC cTGGTGTGGTGGACCGTGTGGAGGGTCTGCGGGTGTTGGAGGCCAGACAAGGTACCCTTCGGCTCACCTGGAGGGCAGTGTCAGGGGTGACTGGATACAAGCTGTACTGGAGcacaacag gagagggagagagaagccaGCTGATCCGGAGGGATGTGACCTCATACGATCTGGATGGACTTCGTCCTGGCCAGAGCTACGTCATTCGATTCGCTGCGCTTttccaagacagagagagcgaggcgGTCACCATCAGGGCAAGCACAA CTGCCCTTGGATCTGTAACAGATTTACGGGTCATCGATATTACCCAGAATTCAGTGCTTCTGGGGTGGACTCCCATAGTAGGTGCCACATCTTACATTCTGcgatggagagaggaaaaag ACTCAGGAGAGGGTCTGTCACAGGTGTTGAACGGATCAGCAAACTCGTTCCGTGTGTCTGGACTGAGGCTGGGCAGACGCTATGTGTTCTCCCTACAACCCACCTACCAGAACCAGCTTGGACAGGTGGCTACTGTAGAGGAGCGCACAG tgtgtgtggacggACGTCTGGATGTGGTGTTCCTGGTCCCTGCGTCTAGAGATCGCTCTCGTCTGAGGGACCCTGTCCTCTCACTGCTCACCAGCGCAGCAGGAACTCTCACCACCATCAGCCCCAGAGActcacag ATGGGGGTCTTAGTGTACAGTGATATTCCCAGAGTGCACTTCTTGCTCAATCGTCATAGCAACAGTCAGACTTTACTCCAGGAGATTCTGTCGACTCCTTTCTCGGCTGGCCGTGGGAATGCAATAG GTCAGGCGCTAACATACGCACAGCAATACTTCCTGACGGTGTCGGCCGGGAGAAGGCGCGTGCCGGGAGTCGTGGTGCTCATTGCCGATGATAGATCTACTGATGATGCCATCAGGGCAGCCACAGAGCTCAGGGCCACAG gaGTGACAGTGCTGGCAGTGGGAATTGGCCGGGCGGACTCTGAGGAGTTGCGACGTGTGGTAACTGACGGAAGCACCCAGAACCTGCTGTATGTGTCAGACGCAGCGCAACTCTACCGCTACCACCCGGAGCTGGCCGACTTACTCTGCGGCGTTGCCAGGGGGACGGGAGTAacg ACTACTCCTGGTCCAGAGCCATGCACTGTTCAGTGTCCAAAT GGGGAGAAAGGAGAACAGGGACAAAAG GGTGAACAGGGCCGTGATGGGAACGATGGGAGAAAAGGAGACCCT GGACGTGATGGGGTGCCAGGTAGAGAAGGCCCGCGTGGACCAGAGGGGCCTCCAGGTCGGAGCACAGGACCTTCAGTGGGAGTCagaggagaaaaaggagagagg GGGTTTCCAGGATTGGATGGGAGTTCCGGAGTCCCTGGCCGCCCAGGAAGTGCTGGCCCTGCTGGATCTCCGGTGAGCCAATCACAAGCCACTGCACTGACCAATTAA